A window from Polyodon spathula isolate WHYD16114869_AA chromosome 28, ASM1765450v1, whole genome shotgun sequence encodes these proteins:
- the itga2b gene encoding integrin alpha-IIb — protein sequence MAGAIGKRFVCQINVLALMLYTALLSKSCAINLDVKKPTIYSGPEGSYFGFSVDFYLPAIGNASIVVGAPKTNTSQPGVTESGAVFLCPWSENGGLCDIMPFNTKSDQEYEYGGGMVILKTNQSNQWLGATVRSDSNYIVACAPYFKWNVVEGQDESGTTPVGNCHVAAMSFGTYAEYSPCRSYKTEQYYKDRGYNGDRRFCETGFSSDITKDGKIVLGAPGAFYFMGQAIAANIPKVFESQINRGPIVNVAGETKTAEDQYGEYDGYRGYSVAVGEFTGDSVPDYVVGTPNGRNTAGTVKIYNGQSTYTLSSVHSFFGTQITAYFGHTVAVTDINNDGKDDVLIGAPLFMERWPDNKLHQVGQVYLFLQREGSAFSPKPDLTLTGRDVYGRFGSAIATLGDIDQDGYNDIAVGAPYSGSEGRVFIFTGQSDGVNPQYTQVLESPFPKQSTSAAFGFSLRGGSDIDSNGYPDLIVGAWGISKVVVYRSQPVIKAKAKLTLYPDVLNPDTKTCKLPQSNTAVSCFIIMSCVAVSGRSIPKQIVLNSELQLDRIKRKSMRRTLFLDSNQPKDVFSLFIDRDKGFACKNFTAYLQDKSEFKDKLSPIIISLNYTLIESSPQRSKTPLAVLHGQKATAVQTRIILDCGADNVCIPDLKLSAYLDKTHLLIGIENPVLLVVNAENQGEGAYETELCVRPPPHTHFQGVLRNREGFTMLTCTKKKENDTVVVICDLGNPMKQGSQLKVGLNFSVSYLDEVESSVLFELQVKSKNSHNPDSNVANLKVNVSAVASLEMRGGSSPVECVLPIAEWQPKSDLKTIEDIGPQIEHIYELHNKGPGTVNARIEVDFPTRLHGDIFLYVFSNAVEENLKCETDSPDIDHYKLVKSSDTALNQSIAFNPHNINKREVDEPEQLHKEPTHVNCSHAVCVSFRCRVTNLERGKSAVVRVMSRLWVQSFMARPFEDFILQSMASYRVISMPYKIKPEVLPGGSAETLTEIVWISPDGEKEVPLWWIIVAIIAGLILLSLLIFILWKIGFFERTRPPNDSSEELNPEGN from the exons ATGGCAGGAGCAATTGGAAAACGGTTTGTttgtcaaataaatgttttagccCTTATGTTATACACAGCTCTGCTCAGTAAGTCATGTGCTATAAACTTAGACGTAAAAAAGCCTACTATATACTCAGGACCTGAAGGAAGTTATTTTGGATTTTCTGTGGATTTTTATCTACCAGCCATAGGGAA TGCCAGTATTGTCGTGGGGGCTCCCAAGACAAACACAAGCCAGCCTGGTGTGACTGAAAGTGGAGCCGTGTTCCTCTGCCCCTGGTCAGAGAACGGGGGTCTGTGTGACATCATGCCATTCAATACCAAAA GTGACCAGGAATATGAGTATGGGGGTGGCATGGTGATTCTGAAGACTAACCAATCAAATCAGTGGTTGGGGGCGACAGTCAGGTCAGACAGTAATTACATTGTG GCTTGTGCTCCCTACTTCAAGTGGAACGTTGTTGAGGGTCAGGATGAGTCAGGAACAACCCCCGTTGGAAACTGCCATGTTGCAGCCATGTCTTTTGGCACCTATGCAGAATATTCCCCTTGCCGTTCGTACAAAACTGAGCAGTACTACAAAGATCGCggttaca ACGGGGACCGGCGGTTCTGTGAAACTGGATTTAGCTCTGACATAACCAAG gatGGGAAGATCGTTCTTGGTGCACCAGGAGCGTTTTACTTTATGG GCCAGGCCATAGCAGCAAACATACCAAAAGTCTTTGAAAGCCAAATCAACAGGGGACCAATAGTTAATGTAGCAGGGGAAACTAAAACTGCTGAAGATCAGTACGGTGAATATGATGGTTACCGAG GTTACTCTGTCGCTGTGGGAGAGTTTACCGGAGACTCTGTCCCAG ACTATGTGGTAGGAACCCCTAATGGAAGAAACACAGCTGGCACT GTCAAAATCTATAATGGACAATCAACATATACATTATCATCAGTCCATAGTTTTTTTGGAACACAG ATAACAGCCTACTTTGGGCATACAGTTGCTGTAACTGACATCAACAATGATGG CAAGGATGACGTTTTGATTGGTGCTCCCCTCTTCATGGAACGATGGCCTGACAACAAGTTGCACCAGGTGGGACAGGTGTACCTGTTCCTGCAGAGGGAGGGCTCAGCCTTTTCTCCCAAGCCAGACCTGACACTCACCGGAAGGGATGTGTATGGAAGGTTTGGGAGTGCTATAGCCACACTTGGAGACATAGATCAAGATGGTTATAATG aCATTGCAGTGGGAGCTCCCTATTCTGGCAGTGAAGGAAGAGTGTTCATTTTCACTGGTCAAAGTGATGGAGTGAATCCTCAGTACACCCAGGTCCTGGAAAGCCCTTTCCCCAAACAAAGCACCTCTGCAGCCTTTGGGTTTTCCCTTAGAGGGGGGTCAGATATTGACTCCAATGGCTATCCAG ATTTGATCGTCGGCGCTTGGGGGATCAGCAAAGTTGTTGTATACAG ATCACAGCCTGTTATCAAAGCAAAAGCCAAACTCACTCTTTACCCTGATGTTCTGAATCCTGACACCAAGACCTGTAAACTGCCACAATCCAACACTGCAGTCTCCTG TTTTATCATCATGTCATGTGTCGCTGTGTCCGGGCGGAGCATTCCAAAACAGATAG TCCTGAATTCTGAACTCCAGCTAGACCGGATAAAACGGAAAAGTATGAGACGAACGCTCTTTCTGGACTCAAACCAGCCCAAAGACGTGTTCTCTCTCTTCATCGACAGAGACAAGGGGTTTGCCTGCAAGAACTTTACTGCGTATCTCCAG GATAAATCAGAGTTTAAAGACAAGCTGAGTCCTATTATCATCAGCCTGAATTACACCCTCATTGAGTCATCCCCGCAAAGGTCGAAGACTCCCTTGGCAGTGTTGCATGGACAGAAGGCAACAGCCGTACAG ACTCGGATAATTTTGGATTGTGGCGCTGACAATGTCTGCATTCCAGATCTGAAACTGTCTGCATATCT GGACAAGACCCATCTGCTCATAGGTATTGAGAACCCAGTACTGCTGGTTGTCAATGCAGAGAACCAGGGAGAGGGAGCCTATGAGACGGAGCTCTGTGTCCGACCTCCCCCACATACACACTTCCAGGGAGTTCTGAGGAACAGAGAG GGTTTCACAATGCTGACCTGCACCAAGAAGAAGGAGAATGACACTGTAGTTGTGATCTGTGACTTGGGGAACCCAATGAAACAGGGGTCCCAG CTAAAGGTGGGTCTCAACTTCAGTGTCAGCTATTTAGATGAGGTGgaaagcagtgttttgtttgaactgcaggTTAAAAG taaaaacagCCACAACCCAGACAGCAATGTGGCGAATTTGAAGGTCAATGTTAGTGCTGTGGCTTCGCTGGAAATGCGTGG ggGCTCTTCTCCTGTTGAGTGTGTTCTACCAATAGCGGAATGGCAGCCAAAATCAGACCTTAAAACAATTGAGGACATTGGTCCGCAGATTGAACATATCTATGAA CTGCACAACAAAGGCCCAGGGACAGTGAATGCCAGGATAGAGGTGGACTTTCCCACCCGTCTCCATGGAGATATCTTTCTGTATGTCTTTAGCAATGCTGTGGAGGAGAACTTGAAGTGTGAAACAGACTCGCCTGACATCGATCATTACAAa CTTGTGAAGTCTTCAGACACTGCTTTGAACCAATCCATAGCTTTCAACCCTCACAATATCAATAAACGAGAAGTAGACGAACCAGAGCAACTGCACAAAGAACCAACTCACGTG AACTGCAGCCATGCGGTATGTGTGAGTTTCAGGTGTCGGGTGACTAACCTGGAGAGGGGCAAGAGTGCTGTCGTCAGGGTGATGTCTCGACTCTGGGTCCAAAGCTTCATGGCG AGGCCCTTTGAAGATTTCATTCTGCAGTCCATGGCTTCTTACAGAGTGATCAGCATGCCATACAAGATCAAGCCTGAGGTGCTCCCAGGTGGAAGTGCAGAG